GGACCGACCACCCCGGTGCTGCCATGGTCCTCGAAGGCGATGCCGACAAGACTCACCTGATCGGTGGTGAAATCCGCGTTCTGCCTCAGCCTAAGAACAGCGAATTCGGCAAATACGTTCTGACTCCTCGCGAAGTCCGTGCTCTGATCGCTGAAAAAGGCTGGGATGCCGTGGTTGCCTTCCAGACCCGCAACCCGCTGCACCGGGCTCACGAATACGCCCTGGTCTACGGTCTCGAAAAACTCCTGAAAGACGGCAAGAACGCCGGCGCTGTCCTCAACCCGCTGATCGGGGAAACCAAGAGCGACGACGTGAGTGCAGAGATCCGCATGCAGACCTACGAAAAGCTGATCGAAAACCGCGAACTGGGCGATGGCGACAGCGATCCCGAACTCTGGGGTGCTCGCGACGACAATCCTCCCGATCGCGTTCTGCTGCTCGGTCTGGACATCAAAATGTTCTACGGCGGTCCCAAAGAAGCCGTCATGCACGCCATCTACCGTCAGAACATGGGCTACACGAACATCATCATCGGTCGTAAACATGCCGACGCTCCTTACGCAGACGGCACCGCGATCTGGGGTGACTTCGACGCCCAGGAAATCTTCAACAACCTGAATGGCGAACTGCTGATTCAGCCCGTCAACGTTGGCTTCGCAGCCTACTACGAATCGATGGGCCGCGTCGACCTGATGGAAAACCATTCGGAAGAAAAGCCGGTCTTCATCTCCGGAAAAGAAGTCCGTGCCACCCTCCAGAAGGGGGA
This sequence is a window from Gimesia chilikensis. Protein-coding genes within it:
- a CDS encoding sulfate adenylyltransferase — its product is MADLIAPHGGLTEPVCCTVPAGEIDSFKAEAASLPQVPVSAADLSTVYRLGDGTLSPLTGPMNGDVYNRVLDEACIEVNGKKYAWTIPLALPVTSELAGTLSSGQKVALTCPEGEIVAILEIGDVFEWDKPKYIQSVYQTERTDHPGAAMVLEGDADKTHLIGGEIRVLPQPKNSEFGKYVLTPREVRALIAEKGWDAVVAFQTRNPLHRAHEYALVYGLEKLLKDGKNAGAVLNPLIGETKSDDVSAEIRMQTYEKLIENRELGDGDSDPELWGARDDNPPDRVLLLGLDIKMFYGGPKEAVMHAIYRQNMGYTNIIIGRKHADAPYADGTAIWGDFDAQEIFNNLNGELLIQPVNVGFAAYYESMGRVDLMENHSEEKPVFISGKEVRATLQKGEMVDPRIMRESTSQILAEAMKVS